One segment of Babylonia areolata isolate BAREFJ2019XMU chromosome 24, ASM4173473v1, whole genome shotgun sequence DNA contains the following:
- the LOC143298598 gene encoding uncharacterized protein LOC143298598, which translates to MSMNTAPPRGQVPLPGCRGFRSLLAWAVLWGTVLPLHVVSGQCALPSGLQGRWLRASDGLAVTLTSSGLEGHLLTVGSTSYDRFVCAASNGADVFVFRLENEVDGMIGKVMGFFCWNLKKVTASTYLLYQLTPIATEGSFANDRAVAGQKESVPPLTDVCLTEPASLHPTLLLTLPSDAADVGADTIKMAGQQCPPEVFATYTYTKDGTGCTGTDSRLDFCEDRETARVNYTACDVRVLFSESGNLSCAASFTLAGTVFILLVNHDDSVDNTNYFRVVCLKMERDGESEKAVVYPRDCTATTGSHSLALSRTSRCLSPLLMCSPPNSPSPVIFLSPNILPCYRDNDTEKYEGLVRRAHFQNRL; encoded by the exons ATGTCCATGAACACGGCACCACCACGGGGACAGGTCCCGCTTCCTGGCTGCAGAGGTTTCCGATCCCTGCTGGCATGGGCGGTACTTTGGG GCACGGTCCTGCCCCTGCACGTGGTGAGCGGTCAGTGCGCGCTGCCCAGTGGTCTGCAGGGCCGGTGGCTCAGGGCCAGTGACGGACTGGCTGTCACCTTGACCTCTTCGGGTCTCGAAGGTCACCTGCTGACCGTGGGCAGCACCTCCTACGACCGCTTTGTCTGCGCCGCCTCTAATGGGGCCGATGTCTTCGTCTT ccGGCTGGAGAATGAGGTGGACGGGATGATTGGGAAGGTGATGGGCTTTTTCTGCTGGAACCTGAAAAAGGTGACGGCCTCCACCTACCTGCTTTACCAGCTCACAC CGATAGCGACGGAAGGGTCGTTCGCCAACGACCGGGCAGTAGCAGGTCAGAAGGAGAGTGTTCCTCCACTGACCGACGTCTGTCTGACGGAGCCTGCCTCCctgcaccccaccctcctcctcacac TACCAAGCGACGCGGCCGACGTGGGAGCGGACACAATCAAGATGGCGGGGCAGCAGTGTCCGCCGGAAGTGTTCGCCACCTACACTTACACCAAGGACGGAACCGGCTGCACCGGAACAGATTCCCGGTTGGACTTCTGCGAGGACCGGGAAACAGCCAGGGTCAACTACACCGCTTGTGACGTCAGAGTTCTTTTCtccg AGTCCGGCAATCTCAGCTGTGCAGCTTCTTTCACGTTAGCGGGCACTGTCTTCATCCTGTTGGTCAACCACGATGACTCAGTGGATAATACCAACTACTTTCGtgttgtctgtctg aagatggagagagatggggagagcgaaAAGGCAGTGGTCTATCCAAGGGACTGTACCGCCACCACGGGATCGCACTCTCTGGCCCTCAGCAGGACAAGTAGGTGTTTGTCTCCCCTGTTGATGTGTTCACCCCCAAACTCGCCGTCCCCCGTCATTTTTCTCTCCCCAAACATCCTGCCGTGTTACCGTGACAATGACACGGAAAAATACGAAGGACTTGTCCGacgcgcccat TTTCAAAATAGACTGTAG